DNA sequence from the Geobacter sp. AOG2 genome:
CCCTGAATTTGAGGCATGTGCCACAACCGGCGAGGGGGTGTTCGAGACCCTCAAGGCTGTGGCCAAGCTGATCCTGATTGACTTGAAAAAGGGTAAATGATTTCGGAACAGCATCACCTGAAAGCCCATAGAATGAAATCTCTATGGGCTTTCAGGTGAACAATTTGTGGAGGTTTAAAATGTCAACGGAGTTGATCGACGTACCCAGGGGGATGAGCATTATTAAATCGATCCTCGTCAAGCGTCTCCAGACCCCCGGCTACTTTGCTGATGTCTACTTGGTCATGCAGAACGGACAATATGAGGCGGCTTTGTTTATCAACGATAAATACAAGCCCGGTCCGCCGATCCCTTATCCGCTGGATAATCCCACCGAAGAAGTAACCCATTGGATGGGGGTGCGTCCGAGCGTTGGGTTGAGTCCCGAGGAGGCAGACCGGATCATCAGCGAGGTGGAAGGCGAGAATGCCATCCACCGTAAAAAGATGCAGGACCGTTGGAACAAGAGTGACACCCTGTAGGTCTCTTTCAACTTGATTTTTTCAAACCTGCGTGGTAATTAAAAGACCCCGCTGAATCGGGGTGGCGATATCCGGAGAGATGGCCGAGTAGGTCGAAGGCGCTCGCCTGCTAAGCGAGTATACTGGGAAACCGGTATCGAGGGTTCGAATCCCTCTCTCTCCGCCATTTGCGTTGTGATAATGGGTGTTTTTTTGACTAAAGTCGCTCGCATGCCAAGAATTCTGTTCATTGTTGCGCTGTTCCTGTCGGCGGTCCTGGCAGGCTGCCAGCAAAACGAACAGAAGCCTCCGCTGAAAATAGATGCAGCAAAGTCGCATGTGACCAAGAAGGGAACGACGGTAGTCGTCCCCCCTTCCGCGAAAAACGCATGGAAGGCGGTGAAGATTGCCGTCATAGACAAGGCGAACATCAAGGAAACCGTCTACACCATCCCCATCGGCAGTTCAATTTCCATCCCCGAATCCTCCATGAACATTGAAGTTGAAGCCTTTCTTCCAGCCTTCATAATGGAGGGTTCCGTCATGACCACTTCCTCGAACGAACTGAAGAACCCCGGCGCAAAGGTCAAGATAACCGAAAAAGGGAACATCATCTTCAAGGGATGGCTTTTTGCGCGGTTTCCCACGAACACATTCATGCATCCGAGCTACGGCTTTACCCTTGTCGATGCCGTCCCCGCCAAATAGTTAGCGCCCCATGGCCAGCCGATTCAGGTCGGTTTCGTCCGGCTTTGGATGGTGATCGCCTCACGCGCCAACGTGTCGCAGCGTTCGTTTTCGCAATGGCCGTCATGGCCGCGGACCCATTTCCACTCTATGGCGTGTTGTCGCGCAAGCTCCAGAAGCGTCTCCCACAAGTCGCGATTGACGACCGGTTCCTTTTTGCTGTTTTGCCAGCCCTTGCGTTGCCACCCGCCAATCCATTCGGTCATGCCCTTTACCAGATACTGGGAATCGGTCGTAAGGACCACCCGGCAGGGGCGCGTCAGTTGGCGCAAGGCTGCAATGGCGGCAGTCAGTTCCATACGGTTGTTGGTTGTGGCCGCTTCCCCGCCGGAGATTTCTTTTGTGCGCCCCTGACAACGCAGAATGGCGCCATAACCGCCGGGACCCGGGTTGCCGCTGCAGGCTCCGTCACAAAAGATCTCAACCACCTCGCCTGATGGCGTTTGTTCGGTTTTACGCTTCGCCGACATAGGCACCTTCTCTCTTCAGCAGATCGGCGATGGCGTTCATGACACGCTCGACAATGAGTTGGTGGGTCTCCCGTGTGTCTTCCCGACAATACAGGTCGCTGAAATCGAGGGGGGCGCCGAAGACAACAGTGGCGGATTGTCCGAATCCCGGGAACTTCCAGTGGTTCACCCCGGTTAGTGCTGTCGGTATGACCGTGGGGCGGGTGTCGAAGATGATTTTGCCGACGCCGCGGTTGCCTTTACCCAAACGCCCGTCCCTATGCCGCGTTCCTTCGGGGAAGAGCATGACCTTCTGGTCGGCAAGCAGTTGGTTAATGACCCGGTTGGCCTTGACGTCGCGTCCACGCCTGACTGGAAAAGCCCCCCACGAGGAGTACAAAAGACGTGGCACGAGTTTCTGGAATAGTTCTTCCTTGGCCGGAGCCCACACCATCTGCAACGGGTGATGCCTGACGATGGCCCAGGGGAGAAAGATCGTATCGTAGGCGGAAATGTGGTTTGAGGTAAATAACACGCCTCCGCTGTCCGGTATCTGCCCGGCTCCTTTGGAGGAAAAACGGTTCAGGGCCGAGGCATAGAAGCCGATCACCCAGCAGGAAAATGTCACCCAACTACGTCGCAGAAACGATACCTTCATCCGTCTACTTCCTTCATAATGCCGCTGTACGGCAGAAATGGCCCTGTAAGCTTTCCGCTTATATCATGTCCGGCACAATTCGGCAACCATGGCCGGGGCGGGTTGTTCTGCATTGGAATTGCCCATGATTGCTGCTATAGTTTAGTCATGAACGTTTCCAACCGAGAGATCATTTTTAACGGACTGGTATACGATGTTGAACAGATGCTGGTGGAAATCGGCTCCCGAGGCAATCATATATTTCAGGTCATCCGCCACCCCGGCGGCGCCGGGGTTCTGCCGGTGCATGACGATGGCAGCGTATCGCTGATCCGGCAGCTTCGTCCGGCGGTTAACGCCGTTCTGCTGGAGGTGCCGGCCGGTCGTCTCAGCCCCGGGGAGCCGCCTCTTCAGTGCGCCGGTCGCGAGTTGCGGGAGGAGACGGGGATGCAGGCGGAGCAGTTGGTTTCGCTCGGTATGATTCATTCGTCCCCCGGTGTGTTCGATGAGGTCATCCACCTCTATGCGGCTACCGGCATCTCCCAGGGAGAAGCGGAACCGGAGGATGACGAGGAGATCGAGGTGGTCCGCATGCCCTTTGCCGAAGCGCTTGCCATGGCTGCCGAGGGGCGCATCAGCGATGCCAAAACCATAGCTACGCTTTTCAGATGGGACCAGAGATGCCGCATGCAAACTACCTGATAGGCCGCCAGCCGATTCTTGACCGGAACGAGCAGGTCGTCGCCTACGAACTGCTGTTTCGTACGGCCGCGGCGCATAACACGGCAACGATAGCGGACGCCACTCAGGCTACCGCCAGCGTAATCATTAATGCCCTGTCCGGCTTCGGCCTGGAAAGAATCCTCGGCAACCACAGGGGCTTCATCAATATGGAATTGGACCTGTTGTTGAGCGATTCCCTGGGAATTCTGCCTTGGGACCGGGTGGTGCTGGAACTTCTGGAGTCTCTTGTGATCACTCCCAAATTGGTGGAGCGCTGCCGGGTACTGAAACAAGAGGGGTTCCAGCTCGCCCTGGATGACCACGAGTACGACCCTGCCTATGAAGAGTTGTACGGCATTGT
Encoded proteins:
- a CDS encoding DUF2155 domain-containing protein; protein product: MPRILFIVALFLSAVLAGCQQNEQKPPLKIDAAKSHVTKKGTTVVVPPSAKNAWKAVKIAVIDKANIKETVYTIPIGSSISIPESSMNIEVEAFLPAFIMEGSVMTTSSNELKNPGAKVKITEKGNIIFKGWLFARFPTNTFMHPSYGFTLVDAVPAK
- the rnhA gene encoding ribonuclease HI codes for the protein MSAKRKTEQTPSGEVVEIFCDGACSGNPGPGGYGAILRCQGRTKEISGGEAATTNNRMELTAAIAALRQLTRPCRVVLTTDSQYLVKGMTEWIGGWQRKGWQNSKKEPVVNRDLWETLLELARQHAIEWKWVRGHDGHCENERCDTLAREAITIQSRTKPT
- a CDS encoding 1-acyl-sn-glycerol-3-phosphate acyltransferase, yielding MKVSFLRRSWVTFSCWVIGFYASALNRFSSKGAGQIPDSGGVLFTSNHISAYDTIFLPWAIVRHHPLQMVWAPAKEELFQKLVPRLLYSSWGAFPVRRGRDVKANRVINQLLADQKVMLFPEGTRHRDGRLGKGNRGVGKIIFDTRPTVIPTALTGVNHWKFPGFGQSATVVFGAPLDFSDLYCREDTRETHQLIVERVMNAIADLLKREGAYVGEA
- a CDS encoding NUDIX hydrolase — encoded protein: MNVSNREIIFNGLVYDVEQMLVEIGSRGNHIFQVIRHPGGAGVLPVHDDGSVSLIRQLRPAVNAVLLEVPAGRLSPGEPPLQCAGRELREETGMQAEQLVSLGMIHSSPGVFDEVIHLYAATGISQGEAEPEDDEEIEVVRMPFAEALAMAAEGRISDAKTIATLFRWDQRCRMQTT